The genome window TCCGTTTCAAGTGAtaactaatttattatttccatACACTTTGACAACAACCAAATACAAtttatgttttataattttattcaattctGACGTTTTAAACCGTATTTATCAACGTCATAACAACCAAGgtaaacaattgtttattcGGTAGagtgagttaaaaaaaattttttccaacgtcaagtctgaaaatgacatttccatcactcaatttagagatgaaagtaggcgtttgcatcacatgtgaggaaagtaatcacttccctcactagtggggaaagtaaaacaaaaatttgatccccatttaggtatgtacatactttctttaaaataacgttcaaatatacatttgtaagaattctttattaacaattagcacttacaaagatacttaactttttttatcagtattatagaaattaaatgtacaattttttacacgaattaaaactccaaatgttcctgtttttttttttctaaataacgtgTCGGTACAGAGCTTGACGTTGAAGCCAAACTAGCGCTTCTTGCTACTTGTCTCCATCTCAGTAACGCATTGTATTCCTTTCCGTAGCGTGCTCGAGATTTTATAGGTAATAACTCCAAAGATACCTAGTTCGctgcttctttaatttctgtatttggtaaatttacaacactatcttctacttccatcactatttgtttagtaaattctgattgattttcaagttttggtaaaaacacgacttgacattcattaattaaattttattgtttactgtgagcatggaaacgtgattttcaaattttacttgtatgttgatttgtataaaataataaattgataatcctatgcaagataaaccgaaagctcttgacgttggaaaaaatagtatgttatatacgtgaggaaaggtccattgctaaacttgaatgattagatcaactcgctatcgctcgtgatccaattgtcattctcgtttagcaatgcatccctttcctcacttatataacaatatactataaCTCACtagcgatttaaaaaaattttaattcaatctTTGTTAAAGAACAGATATATAATGTACTCGTATGTATGTAGAACTTGTTCTTCCCGTGTCAAAACCTTCTACTTCTTTGCCCTGTGTCCTACAGAATGCTgcttcaaaaatgtttctacTTGATGGAATCTACAAACCTTAATTTAGCACAAATTCTATAGATAAACATCCACAAACCTGTTTATATCGACATTTTCCTTAATCAATAACATTTTCGTCAGCTGTGAACGGTATGCCCACAATTAAGATGATTTTACAGATTTTGATAGCTCCGAAATATAAGCCAAACTTATCTTCACGTCGACCCCCGGGCGTTCTTCTTATTTCTCCaattacacaaacaattataCCCTttttcgtacaatattttagattttacTGGCACTACTTTGCCTACTGCTTCTAGTGCTTCATTCATTACATCTTCCGGAACAAAAATCTCGTTTCGTCGCATATTTCTGACTCCGACATTTTTCACGAAAATTATTGAcactaaaataattgtttatagCAAAATGGTTGTCACGGAAGTGTTGCCACTGTCACAGACTTGATTTTTGTTGCAGTATTTTGCATAATTCATAATAATTCGTGAATTGAAACTGTCTGTcgcaaaattgaataaaatattgtataaacCGCGTGAGTTAAACGAATGTTTATTCATTCGAAGAATTAGCTCACTCGCGCTTCGCGCTCTTGAGCTAAACATTCTTCTCTTGAATAAACATTGGTTTAACTCACTTGGTgtataaatatctattattgttaaaaattacattCGACTTTGAcaacattacattttattgtattgcattatcctttgattttaatctttatttacaaattcttaattttgaaataattatttgttatCATCGATAAAGCTAACTCAAGTGATGGATTACTAAGCTAGTGAGTATATAAAGCTCCCAAGCGAACACACAAGCATCAGTTCGACACCAAAGCCATAAAACAACTAAGTAAAACCAACATATAACgtcaaaatgttttattcactTCTCGTTGTACTGCTTGCATGTGCTGCGTTTTCAGCAGAAGTTGGTAAGTtcttataattattaataacaaatttacttTTGCTGACAAATGGATTTATAAAACAGGCCACAGAAGATGTCCTCCGAGGGATGGTGCCTATCCTGTCTACATTCCCCATCGAGACTGTACCAAATTCTACGAATGCTCTAATGGTACTCCTTACTTGTTCGATTGTCCTGCTGGATTGCATTTCAACCCCAGGAAGAATGTTTGCGACTGGCCCTGGAGAGCGGGATGTCGAACAGCAAATAACTAAATATTACCAGGAAGCTACCACATATATGTATATTATGTATCGtgttatatttatttcatttcaaatataaataaaatttactaaacCTACATAGCACTTTTCCTTCGATATAATTTCCTACTCTCATTTACCAATTGAGTTTGGttgttataaatgtttcttacaGTATAGTTAGTACTAAATAGTAACTAGTAAGCAGAAAATTTTGcaagaaataattaatgtcTAATCACTCCGTAACAAATTTGGActgtttaattgaaatttttattgaagaataaaatagtaCAAAAACAAATCTATTGgcttcaaagaaaaaatgtgcACATCTATGCTCCAGACACTTGTTCACTTAATTTTATGTTCTGCCACATGTAATATCAAgcgtttatttaaatttatcctcaaagtaggcgttgaagatttgattgtgaacgtactgtacggataatagttatttatgtgacgagcttagtaaattaatctttacgggcgcgctggcacttgttggacgagtgacgtaaggaacgagtctccataagccagtaagcccagtaaagattaattgctaagcgagttgcatacaaacttttatttccaccttcagcctttaaatttcgttttttaattgttatttatgtttataaaaattttgcaatgaaaggcggtggggcaattatacctacgtcatcatggtgttgagataaacaacaaaaatactgtcagaagttttgtgaaatttgttgcaaaaagaaagaatggctttaatgcccgatgaagactttgaaggcgattttcttgaaatgcaagaaaataacCACGGAATTACCAACGCTGCAAGTGCGGCTCTCTACTGATTCGATCCCAGGAGCGATATGAAAATGACTTGCGAAACGGAttaaaatgcattattaacgtatgtaattgcaacaattgatagttaaatttgtttgtgtttgtaataaacttaaaaaaaaatcatttaattagttttgattatttattttttgatgagccTTGTAAAGTCTTTACAGGTCTCTTCTACGTGCCTGTTAAATATTACAGGGCTCTGCCTGTAATTACCCATTTACTTAGTTAGCACAAATACCTATAAAGTGTCATTTActtagaaggtggaaataaataattagagatcaaCTGTTTAAGtctacgcttttacacgagtggtgcgttctcaatcgactctccaacgccaactttgaggataaatacacttgttctttaaaataatcCAATACATATTGCAAAATATGTGTGGGTTGTGCTCTCTCCATTAATTACTAGAAGCTTTCTAGTTAATTTGAACTCGTGATCTATAACATTGGGATATTTTGTAAGAAGTTAATTCTTCGCAATCAACAATGAACAACTGCACTTATTTTCATTCTTACTTAATAAGTAAGAAAGTGTTTAGGtgtaaacaaaatgtttactaCTTCCTGCAGTAAGTGATATTTTGCATGAAGCTGTATTGAACAAACTGTTTTAGTTCTTCAACTAACTTAGAAGACTTTAATTGTTAACACTACCAAAATGTCATGAATTACAAAATCTGCAAAGTGACAAGTGTGAGCtggcaaatgtcaaatttacaagTACAGAAGAGGCGGCAAATATATTCTACACATCACAGCCAACTACCATGTATGAgacatttgttaaaatataaCCCTGTGTGATAGTGCTATTTCtatgaataataatacatGTAATACAGGGTTATAATATCTTTCCTAGAGTTAATACCTCTTCGAACATAGAAGAATTTGATCTGgcgatttatttaaattgaataAATCGTTGTCGTTGTTCATATTAAGTGATTTATACTTAGAGTAACTTTAAACGAATACCTACCACTTAAAAGGCTTGATGTCTTATCTCtgcttaaatttaataatcaattgtttgcaacgaATATTgtaacttaaaaataaaacacattatTTCATGTACCTACTAAAAGTTATCTCCTAAAAAGTACGtcgtattatttttgttattttcaaaaaaataagtgGAAAGTCTCTCTTACAAGTTTCTGAATTTATCGTGACAATATCTTGCTTTATCAATGGCGCAACGAcgaattgaaaaatatgaaaaatatttgtttaccTACCTGACTATACTTCAGATTTCTAGATTGCAATGATTAGCTCAATaggtcaaaatcaaaaattaccaCTTCAACATATTATATGTAAATGTGTTAATGGATCAAGAATATTAACACTGAAAATGCAGCCACTTAAGACTTCGACTACATCAGATGGAATGTAATAATTATCAAATgttaaatataatatttttcacaCAATCGTGTTGTTATAGTTACCATTGTTGTTGACACAATCTGAAAGTTGCACTTACAGCCTTATGGCTGTAAGTAAATAACGGCACCGATACCTACTGAGGTTAAATGACATTGTAGTATATTGGGATAAGATTAGTAATAAGTGCATTATACAGAATCGAGGAAGGGTTTGAAaaatcgagacgaagtcgagattTTTCAACTTCCGAGATTCTGTTATGGCACTTAATAACCGTCGTTTTTCGCACAATCACTTTTTGACAGGATTATTTTAAAGGcattgatttcattaatgtcattttcatttaatgAGTTACCTCAGCAGGTATCGGTGCCGTTATTTACTTACATAAGTTCAACTTTCAGATTGTATCAGCAACAATGGTAACTAGCTATAACAACACGATTATGCGAAAAAGtatataacattttaaaatttttgtaaatagaaACATCTTTGATATAAAAAGGAACtttatacagggcaagtcacgtaaggtttatttctgaatttattttgtacgcaaccaaaaatactaattacgctgaccacttgataccgtttataatgtgatttcatttagtaatcaacgtatataccattcacgatgttttggcataaggggaggctatgatttcattttttaacgttggatacatgtttgatttctgtcacctctgctgtcactaaagtgcctgacatgcggacctatcaaaatgaacgtaacatgttgccgaatttactgtaatcataattaagcgactttaaaacgtattgatggtgtttgtattagactgcagaacatattttcagtaagttacaatgaagtcaagttttttttttttgtgtataaattgaatcgtaggtgagtacaagataaatatgtagcacggatagtgaaggaagaaacaacgacccaattgaaatggcacaggggctttgtaagacctattataactttgcgatagagttgtgaatttatggcttgagtctattttgaaatgtactccctaaatttgccaacatttttgtagatattgtgaagaacttatttcggaaaattgggcaaaattaatgggaaatcttttatttgaaaacgttcttcctttaataatttcattaggagaatgtgactcggaatttgattgggattttgatgcatgtaatgatgattcagaattttctaatgaaattatggaagttgaatagttttgttcttttgtgtcatagacgatgggtgtgaaaatattttgcagaaagattcgaataaagtaaggcttaataagtaggtacaagattttatacaatctagttctaggaatgttttggttaaaatgaaaaattcattgagaaattactaactggttggttaagacactgtataggtgggttatctaagtggtgcataaattaacaggagccacttcgtcttccggtcccggtccctactattctgtagtctgttgaagtcagtttcctgttttgttaaattggattaaaaatgtgtgagtattgttctaatgcaaactagtaaaactgacaacaatgcactagacaatgacgcagtttataacctcaaacttagaaaaacataacctaattcaacagacagctttactgccaacttaaatgcactttttccatggcctccccttatgccaaaacatcgtgaatggcatataggtatgtaatttggctaaaaatgtcaaaatgacagttgatgaatttaatttttgatttcattattcagaacaggaaaacgtcattttgacattttcattcaaattacatacctacgttgattactaaattcaatcatactataaacggtatcaagtggtcagcgtaattagtatttttggttgcgtacgaaataaattcaaaaataaaccttatgtgacttgccctgtattaataacataattacctaacatttttgttttataatacaaaaatttccgataatattgcggaatctggaaaagtgccccgaatgcttgcagcgtttccacgttgaatggcaagggaaatcgtctcgaaaaggaatttccttgattttgaatcgcctgattccgcgataagtcggtttccgatgacattaatgataTTGTTTTTCTTCATGCAAATGAATTATACAAGAGACCAATAGGTCTAAGTCCACAAATGCAAATTTAAGGTCCATTAGGGAATGTTGCGcacaactgtcaaatatttttctcaaatCGGACAATATGACacgaaattattgaaaaatataccTAAGTAATATTCATTTTCACTACTtttaaatacagggttattctaaatgattgtagtcgaagtaggccatgcccatgttattacgtttttgccgctttcatgtgaactgtcagttgtgtcgctgtcactgtcattttttaggtgaaaagtgcggtgatgaggattttgttaaattaacgattgaatccagaaatattgagttgttctacaatcaattttaaaaatattgagttgttttgcacccaatttaacacatcattttgatgatttttttatgtggagtggcaaccataaattttacattcagttttcacgcctacttcgactacaatcatttagaataaccctgtataataaaaattccatTTGATTCTTAcaacattacattttattgtattgcatcatcatttgattttaatctttatttacaaattcttaagtttgaaataattattattgttatcatCGATAAAGCTAACTCAAGTGATGGATTACTAAGCTACTGAGTATATAAAGCTCCCAAGCGAACGCACCAGCATCAGTTCGACACTAAAGCCATAAAACAACTAAGTAAAACGAACATATAACgtcaaaatgttttattcactTCTCGTTGTACTGCTTGCATGTGCTGCATTTTCTGAAGAAGTTGGTAAGTTCTTACACtagtaacaaaatttttctcTTGCTGACAAATGGATTTATAAAACAGGACACAGAAGATGTCCTCCGAGGGATGGTGCCTATCCTGTCTACATTCCCGATCGAGACTGTACCAAATTCTACGAATGCTCTAATGGTACTCCTTACTTGTTCCGTTGTCCTGCTGGATTGCATTTCAACCCCAGGAAGAATGTTTGCGACTGGCCCTGGAGAGCGGGATGTCGAACAGCAAATAACTAAAACCAGAAAACTACCAGATACACATtctgtattttaatttatcgtgtgttatttatttcat of Tenebrio molitor chromosome 6, icTenMoli1.1, whole genome shotgun sequence contains these proteins:
- the LOC138133115 gene encoding peritrophin-1-like; translated protein: MFYSLLVVLLACAAFSAEVGHRRCPPRDGAYPVYIPHRDCTKFYECSNGTPYLFDCPAGLHFNPRKNVCDWPWRAGCRTANNCHRRCPPRDGAYPVYIPHRDCTKFYECSNGTPYLFDCPAGLHFNPRKNVCDWPWRAGCRTANNFGHRRCPPRDGAYPVYIPDRDCTKFYECSNGTPYLFRCPAGLHFNPRKNVCDWPWRAGCRTANN